The Macellibacteroides fermentans genome contains the following window.
CTGGATAGAAGCATACAACAGCCCACTTGCCTTTATAATCTTCACTTGAAACAGTTTTAAAATGCCCTGTTTTAGCATCAAATGCATCCATTGTGAATACTGGCATCTCACGTCTTACCATTGTTGAACTCATAGTTTTTTCTTCTTTTTGATAATTAACATTTTCAATCCTGCTAGTCTCGATTTTCTTTCTTGGTTTTAATCCTGTATCACATCCCATATGTATTCCCCCCATATTTAAATTAGCAATTGTTTGTGGCAATAAAATTATTAATAAAGTTCACTAAAACAAATTATTATGATAAATAATAATGAACTAATGTTCAAAAACATATAACATGTATATCTTTTAAGACAAACAGATTTCTTATTGATATAGTATACCTATGGATTATCACAAGACCTATATTAAATATGCTTTTTCAATCGCAGATAATACGAATTCGGGTGGAGGGCAGGGCTTCCAGTTTTCTTTGCAAACAAAAGCAAGTTCTGTCTCGGCTGTGTTGACTAATTCGCTCTGGCTATTGTATAGCTTATATGTAAACCAGATTCGAACTCCTTTTATCTCCTTCAATACAGTTTTAATAGTAAGAAGTTCGTCATACTGGATTGTTTTAATAAACCGGAAATTCATTTTGATTACAGGGAGCATATAACCTGCATTTTCTATTTCATTATAAGGAATTCCAATCGCACGAAATAACTCCCAACGTGCAACTTCATAGTATCTGGCATAATTAGAGTGATGCACTGTGCCCATCTTATCTGTTTCCGGATATAAAACCCTTAAAGAATGGCTATGTTCTATCATTGCATATTTAATTTATCAGAGAGTTCTTTATTAAAGGAAATAATACCATCTGTTAGGGATTCAAATCCTTTTTTAACGGCTGTATTTCTAAATAATATGTCTAATTTTCCTTCATCGCAGTTATTACATACATCTTCTGTAACTGGAATCTGTGCAAGCAATCGTAGATTGAATTGGCTTGCTAACTTTTCGCCTCCGTCTTTACCAAACAAATAATACTTTTCTTCCGGATGTTTTCCCGGTGTAAACCAGGACATATTCTCTACAATGCCATAGATGGGAACTCCTACATGTTCGTCCAGATACATATCAATAGCCTTTTTAACATCACACATGGCAAGTAATTGAGGTGTTGTTACAATAACTGCTCCGGTTATCATGTATTGCTGCAGTAAAGTTATATGTATGTCTCCGGTTCCCGGAGGAGTGTCAATAATAAGATAATCAAGCGGACCCCATTCTGTGTCATTGATCAATTGTTTTAAGGCATTGGATGCAAGTGGACCACGCCACAAAACAGCTTGTTTGGGATCAATGAAGAACCCAATGGACATAACTTTGATGCCATATTTATGAAAGGGGACTATTTTGTTTTTTCCTTCACACTCTTTAATTTCCGGGTGCTGGTTTTGAATATTGAACAATGTAGGCACTGAAGGACCATAGATGTCGGCATCCAATAATCCCACAGCATATCCTTCCAAAGCCAGATTTACAGCCATACCTGATGCTACCGTAGATTTTCCAACACCTCCTTTTCCCGAGGCAACTATGATAATATTTTTAATATGAGGCAGTACCGTTTTTTCGATCACCTCTCTTTTTACTTTCTGTTCCATATTTGAACTATTAATTGTTATTATATCCTTGATGATTTTTGAAGCTTCTTTAATTTGCTGCTAATGAGTAATTTTCGCATAGGGTCGAGTCTGTCGGTAAATAGGATTCCCTCCAGATGATCAAATTCATGTTGAAAAATACGAGCTTCTATCCCCGATAATACTTTTTCAACAAGTTTTAGTTCCATGTCTGAAAATGAAACCTTTATATGGGCCGGACGTTCTACAATTTCATAAATTCCCGGAATGCTCAAGCACCCTTCATTATAAATTGATTTTTCTGAACTGTATTCAATTATAGATGGATTTATGAAGGCTTGCCGAATAATTTCAATTTCTGGATCATCGTTTATTAATGGGGTTGTATCACTAGTGTCCGGTTAAAACTACCAGATATTCAACTGGTTAGAACTATTCGGACTGGTTAAATTGTAATTTGTATTTATAAATAGCTCATTTATAGGCATTTTCTCAAACAAAGTCAAGCTGAAAATCTGCAATAAAGTGTAGAGCGGCGGCTCTAATTTCATTTTCTTTTTGACTATTGAGACAAGCAGATACATACAGATTGCTATCCATATTTGGGTGTACACTGCGTTTCTGCTGGTGCCATAAAAAGCTTTTATCCGAAGATGCTGTTTTATCCATTTGAAAAACAGTTCAATCTTCCATCGTTCTTTGTATAACTGAGCAATTGTAAAGGCTGGTAACTCTAAGTTATTCGTCAAGAAAACATAAATCTTGCCGGTTTCGGCATCTTGATATTTTATCCTCCTCAAATAGTCTGGATAATCTTTCTTGATGTAAAAGCCTGTCAGTTTTATAGATTGATCGTATTTGAGTCCGGTGGTCTTGTCCACCTTTCGACTATACACTCTTCTGGCAGCCATGTTATCCTTGGCCCTAGTCACGAAGAACGCGCGTTGTTCGTGGATGATAGTGTAGAACCGAAAGAAATCGACATAACCTTTGTCCATTACATAAATGGCACCAGGCTCGACTACGATATGTTCCATTACATTGACGTCGTGGCATAAACCATCCGTCAAATGTACAAATGTGGGTATGGAGCCCCGCAAGTCCAGCAACGTGTGCATTTTAACAGCACCTTTGTTTTTGCGAAACTTCGCCCATGGAAAAAGACTTAAGCACAAGTCGATGGTGCTGCTGTCCAAGGCGTACACCATGTTTTTGACATCAAGCTTGAACTCGTTATCCTTTTCATAAAGGTGTCGAGCCTCCTTGATCAGAACTTGTGCGTAGTCTGCATAAATTCGCCAATCCCGACTTTCGTTGGCCTCTGCCAATGTGGATTTAGGAACCGGCTGCTTTATGCCTGAATGATATAATTTATTGGAAAACGCTGTCAAGCAAGATTCGATGTCACGTAAACTTTCCCTATAGGTAAGTTGAGCAAAACCCATCACATAAAAGTGTTCCTTACAGGTAAAGTTCCTTACGCGATGGTTACCCTTGTACTTTTCAACACACTTGTTGAATTCATAAGTCGGTAAAAATGACATCAGTTGCGCGAAAACGGTTTTCCCTATATTCATGATTTACGGTATTTTTCGTAAATCTAGGTAATTTCCAATATTTTCAAATCGAAAAATTAAAGAACGTATTTGAAAGCCTTTATCAATGCGGGTTTCAGGAGTTTGTTAAAGTCCTTAACCGGACACTAGTGGGGTTGTATCTATAATAAATATACGCTTGGAGATTCCGATCTGAGGAGCAGCCAACCCTATGCCTTCTTCTTTATCGAGAATGGAAAACATCCGGTTTACAGTTTGCTCTAATTCTGTGTTTTCGGTAATAGGCTCAGCTATTTTGCGTAAAACAGGAGAGCCGTAGGTAACTATTCTTGATGTCATGACGGTGTTACTTTTGAAATTGACGTATGTAATATACAGTCGAATTGTATTCAACTTTACGAATCGAATGGTTGTTTATCAGGTAATCCACAATTCTGGAATCTGCCTTGTCTTTAATTAATAGTTGTTGCATAGCATCCTCTCTGATTGGGTGAACACTGCAAATGTTAACGATGTCTTTAATAATATTGCCGGTATATCCCATATTTGAACCTTCGTAACCAAGTATCATCTCCGGATTTATACCTGCGTTCAGATAAATTTGGTAAGCCTGATTGAGGCTTTCCTCATCTGGTTTATTTACCCAGTTCAATGCCGGGGGTCTGGTCGGTATCGAAATATATGAGGTTGTGGGTTTGATTTGTTTGATCAGATCGGCTGTATCTTGTATTTGTAATGCATTGTCATTAACATCCTTAACAAGCATCGTTTCTGTGTTAAGGCTACCTCTATATTCCTTTGCAAAAAGAAACAGATTTTCTTTATAAGTATTAAAATCCAACAGTATATGTGGCCGATTAATTGCTCTCCACACTTTTTCGTCGGCACTGTCTACTTTCAATGATACCCAGTCTGCTTTACATAAGTTGTTTCTCACTTCTGTAGCATTGAGCAAAGATGCATTGGTAATTACGGCAATTGGAATTCCAAACTCTTTGAGTCTCTCTATAGATTCTCCCAGGTTTATATCTAATGTGGGTTCTCCGTTTGCTACAAAAGTTAAATAATCGGGCTTGTTGTCTTTGTCCAGACTATCAAGATGTTTTTTTACTTTTTTAAAGATTACTTCAGGCTTGTAAAATTGCTGAAGGATGATATTGTGCTTTTTAGTTACACCAACCTGACAATAAATACATGAATAGGAGCATATTTTAGGCGTTGGGATATTATTTATCCCAAGACTTATGCCTAGTCTGCGAGAAGGTACCGGTCCAAAACTAATCATAATCTATTCCTTTTTATATAACTATTGAAAAACCTTAACTTATTGCATCAGAAGGACAAGCCGGAATGCATTTCCGGCATTTTTTGCAGATGCTTTCATCTATTACAGCTTTGCTATTTTCAATCACTATCGCATGGAAGGGACAAGCATCTACACAGTTTCCACAGCCACTACATAATGCAATATTAACAACCGGAATTTTTCGAATGGGTTTTTTATCAGACTTAATCTCATTATCTTTTATCTCATCTTTTCTACGTCGCTCCAGTTGGGCATTGCAGGAAGGACATAGTATAGATCTGCAGGATATTCCTCTTTGGTGAGGTGCAGTATAGCCACATCGAGGACAAACACACACAACAGTAGACCGCTCTTCATTGTACGAGCTCTCTTCTTTTGTACCTTGTCTGTTTCCTTTACAGCCTTGTGTTTGTTTCTTACCAAACAGGAATTTTCTTCCATTTCCATTTCCAAATAATCTACCGACGAATTTTTTGCCAAACATGATTCTATATATTTAAAATTCGATTCCTTCTCTTGCGGGAACTCCTTGATTGTAGTAATGCTTTATTTCTTTCATTTCTGTAACTAAATCGGCGACTTCTATCAGTTCTGCAGGTGCATACCTACCTGTAAGAACAACTTCTGTCGAAACTGCTTTTTTTTGAAGAATAGATATTAAATTCTCCGATTTAAAAAGTTTATAATACAATGCAATACATACTTCATCTAGTATGATGACATCGTAATAACCTGCTTCTATTTGTTTTTCTACGTCTTTTAGTCCGTCACATGCAGCCTCAATATCTCTTTGTGTGGGATTATTTTCTATAAAACAATCCAGCCCATACTGTTTAATCTCCAATTCTGGAAAGTGTTTTAATGCATTCAGTTCTGAATATGGCATTCCCTTTACAAACTGACCGATAAAAACCCTTTTTCCAGCTCCAATTGCCCTGATTGCAAGTCCAATGGCAGCAGTCGTTTTTCCTTTGCCATTTCCAGTATAAAGATGAATATATCCCTTAGCTTCCATTTGTAATTCGATTAAATGCGTGAATCAGTTTTTGGGAAATAGTGGAATCTGGTAACCATTCTATGATGCTTTTACATTGTACCATTGCTTCAACCATTTGCGAATCAAATGGCAACTCTGCCAAAATGTCTATTCTGGTATTTTTGCAATATGTTTTTATTAGTTCTGATATATTTGAATTTATATCTGATTTATTTATAATTACCCAGCTCTTTAGATTAAATTTGCTGGTAATTTCTATAGTCCGTTTCAAATCATGTAATCCAGAAACGCTTGGTTCTGTTACAATGATTACGTGATCTACACCAGTGATTGCCGAAATTACAGGGCAACCTATTCCAGGAGGACCGTCAATTATTGTAACTGCCAGCTGATTATTTTCGGCCTCCCTTTTGGCTTCCTGACGAACCATGTTGACTAGTTTTCCCGAATTTTCTTCGCCGGGAGCTAAGCGTCCATATACCATCCTTCCATTTCTAAAGCTACCTGCATACATTCTGCTTTTATCTTCGTAGATATTATTAATGGCGTCATACGGACAAATCCTGGAGCATAATACACATCCGTCACAAAGAGTATCAGATATAATAACTTTGTCATTTTCATAGCTAATTGCATCAAAACGACAAAAATCTATGCAGTATCCGCAATTTGTACATTTACGCTCATCAATCACAGCTTTCTGACCTGTTACAAAAGCTTTTTCTTTTTCTACTACCGGATTGAATAAAATATAAAGATTAGCTGCGTCTACATCGCAATCCGCCAGAACAACGTGATTTTCTAAAGTGGCAAATGCCGCGCTGATACTGCTCTTCCCTGTTCCTCCTTTTCCACTAATTACGGCTATCTCCATTATTATTTATTATTTTATCAACCATTTCTTTAAATTTCTTCTGCCAATCCCGATTGAAAATCGAATATATTTCTCCTTTTGAATAAATAGAAGCTACCTCTTTATCGAATGGAATTTCCATTAACAATGCTATTTTTTCTGTTTCCAGGTAGTTATAAACGTCCCGATTTCCTAAACCCGCTTTATTTATAATTACTCCATATTTTTTTGATAGAGTTTTTAACGTATCGACTGACTGTTTAAGGTCACTCAAGCCAAAAGGTGTTGGTTCTGTAACTAATATTACAAAATCTGCCTGAGATACAGTTTGAATAAACGGACATGAAGTTCCTGGAGGAGAATCTAATATTACAACCGGACATTGCCCGGCTTCTTTTATCGCAGCTTTAATCACATTAACCGGAGTATAAACCCCTACCTTCATCCGGCTTTCAATGATTTTTGAGAACTTTGAAATTGAGTATGTATTTACTGTACCCAGTTCATCTTCTTTCTCTGTTATGGCACCTTTAGTACAAGCAATCGAACACGCACCGCATCCATGACACAATTCCTCCATTACATGAATGGTTTTTCTTGTACGGAGAAAGAAAATAGCATTGTAATTACAATAATCGTAACACTTTCCACAATATGTACATAAATCAGTGTTTATAACAGGTACCTGCTGCGTAATTCGCTTTGATTTAATCCGGAAGCCAGAGAAGAATGCCTGAGCATTTGGTTCTTCGGCATCACAATCAACCAATGTTACTTCGTAATCTTGTTGCATCAGTGTATAGAAAAGGTTGGTTGATACTAATGTTTTACCAGTACCACCCTTTCCGCTTGCGATAGCTATTTTCATTTTATTCCATTTTTTTTCATTACTACAAAAT
Protein-coding sequences here:
- a CDS encoding peptide deformylase yields the protein MTSRIVTYGSPVLRKIAEPITENTELEQTVNRMFSILDKEEGIGLAAPQIGISKRIFIIDTTPLVSG
- a CDS encoding radical SAM protein, with the translated sequence MISFGPVPSRRLGISLGINNIPTPKICSYSCIYCQVGVTKKHNIILQQFYKPEVIFKKVKKHLDSLDKDNKPDYLTFVANGEPTLDINLGESIERLKEFGIPIAVITNASLLNATEVRNNLCKADWVSLKVDSADEKVWRAINRPHILLDFNTYKENLFLFAKEYRGSLNTETMLVKDVNDNALQIQDTADLIKQIKPTTSYISIPTRPPALNWVNKPDEESLNQAYQIYLNAGINPEMILGYEGSNMGYTGNIIKDIVNICSVHPIREDAMQQLLIKDKADSRIVDYLINNHSIRKVEYNSTVYYIRQFQK
- a CDS encoding nucleotide-binding protein, giving the protein MKIAIASGKGGTGKTLVSTNLFYTLMQQDYEVTLVDCDAEEPNAQAFFSGFRIKSKRITQQVPVINTDLCTYCGKCYDYCNYNAIFFLRTRKTIHVMEELCHGCGACSIACTKGAITEKEDELGTVNTYSISKFSKIIESRMKVGVYTPVNVIKAAIKEAGQCPVVILDSPPGTSCPFIQTVSQADFVILVTEPTPFGLSDLKQSVDTLKTLSKKYGVIINKAGLGNRDVYNYLETEKIALLMEIPFDKEVASIYSKGEIYSIFNRDWQKKFKEMVDKIINNNGDSRN
- a CDS encoding 4Fe-4S binding protein, yielding MCVCPRCGYTAPHQRGISCRSILCPSCNAQLERRRKDEIKDNEIKSDKKPIRKIPVVNIALCSGCGNCVDACPFHAIVIENSKAVIDESICKKCRKCIPACPSDAIS
- a CDS encoding ATP-binding protein; this translates as MEIAVISGKGGTGKSSISAAFATLENHVVLADCDVDAANLYILFNPVVEKEKAFVTGQKAVIDERKCTNCGYCIDFCRFDAISYENDKVIISDTLCDGCVLCSRICPYDAINNIYEDKSRMYAGSFRNGRMVYGRLAPGEENSGKLVNMVRQEAKREAENNQLAVTIIDGPPGIGCPVISAITGVDHVIIVTEPSVSGLHDLKRTIEITSKFNLKSWVIINKSDINSNISELIKTYCKNTRIDILAELPFDSQMVEAMVQCKSIIEWLPDSTISQKLIHAFNRITNGS
- a CDS encoding acyl-CoA thioesterase — encoded protein: MIEHSHSLRVLYPETDKMGTVHHSNYARYYEVARWELFRAIGIPYNEIENAGYMLPVIKMNFRFIKTIQYDELLTIKTVLKEIKGVRIWFTYKLYNSQSELVNTAETELAFVCKENWKPCPPPEFVLSAIEKAYLI
- the cobO gene encoding cob(I)yrinic acid a,c-diamide adenosyltransferase; translation: MEAKGYIHLYTGNGKGKTTAAIGLAIRAIGAGKRVFIGQFVKGMPYSELNALKHFPELEIKQYGLDCFIENNPTQRDIEAACDGLKDVEKQIEAGYYDVIILDEVCIALYYKLFKSENLISILQKKAVSTEVVLTGRYAPAELIEVADLVTEMKEIKHYYNQGVPAREGIEF
- a CDS encoding IS4 family transposase — encoded protein: MNIGKTVFAQLMSFLPTYEFNKCVEKYKGNHRVRNFTCKEHFYVMGFAQLTYRESLRDIESCLTAFSNKLYHSGIKQPVPKSTLAEANESRDWRIYADYAQVLIKEARHLYEKDNEFKLDVKNMVYALDSSTIDLCLSLFPWAKFRKNKGAVKMHTLLDLRGSIPTFVHLTDGLCHDVNVMEHIVVEPGAIYVMDKGYVDFFRFYTIIHEQRAFFVTRAKDNMAARRVYSRKVDKTTGLKYDQSIKLTGFYIKKDYPDYLRRIKYQDAETGKIYVFLTNNLELPAFTIAQLYKERWKIELFFKWIKQHLRIKAFYGTSRNAVYTQIWIAICMYLLVSIVKKKMKLEPPLYTLLQIFSLTLFEKMPINELFINTNYNLTSPNSSNQLNIW
- a CDS encoding peptide deformylase; the protein is MNDDPEIEIIRQAFINPSIIEYSSEKSIYNEGCLSIPGIYEIVERPAHIKVSFSDMELKLVEKVLSGIEARIFQHEFDHLEGILFTDRLDPMRKLLISSKLKKLQKSSRI
- a CDS encoding Mrp/NBP35 family ATP-binding protein — translated: MEQKVKREVIEKTVLPHIKNIIIVASGKGGVGKSTVASGMAVNLALEGYAVGLLDADIYGPSVPTLFNIQNQHPEIKECEGKNKIVPFHKYGIKVMSIGFFIDPKQAVLWRGPLASNALKQLINDTEWGPLDYLIIDTPPGTGDIHITLLQQYMITGAVIVTTPQLLAMCDVKKAIDMYLDEHVGVPIYGIVENMSWFTPGKHPEEKYYLFGKDGGEKLASQFNLRLLAQIPVTEDVCNNCDEGKLDILFRNTAVKKGFESLTDGIISFNKELSDKLNMQ